GAGTGTCAGGCGAGAGGGTAAACACCGCTGGTACAGCCTGAATGCGAAGCAGCTCAAGCCCGTTTACGACTGGGTCCAGACATTCGAGCGCTTCTGGGACCACCAGTTAGCAAATATTAAGGTTATTGCTGAAGCGAAAGCAGCAGCACAGAAAAAACCCCATAACCAGAAAGAAGGGTAAACTGACATGGTCACTGCAGCAGACAATTCACTTTCATCACTGCACATTGAACGTAAACTGGAAATTGCCGCGCCGGTTCAACTGGCGTTTGAAGCATTACTCGAACAACTCGGCCCCGGCTCTACATTGCCAGATGGGGCTGCCATGCCGATGAAGCTTGAGGCCCGGCCCGGCGGACGCTGGTTTCGGGATCTGGGTGACAATGCAGGCCATCTCTGGGGACACGTCCAAGTCATAAAGCCCCCCGTTTTAATCGAAATCATGGGGCCACTTTTCATGTCGTATCCGGTGATGTCTCATGTGCAATATCGGCTCAGTGAAAACGATAGCTCGACCACCATGCAATTTCTGCATCGCGCGACCGGCAATATCGATCCGTCACATGCCGAAGGCGTTGTACCTGGTTGGGAATACATACTGAAACAGATCAAACAGCGTGCCGAACAAGACACATAAACAAATCACATAATTTTCTTTTTCAAACCCCCTTTTAAACCAGTTCAGGAGACCTGTTCATGTCGACGCAACAACAAGCACTCTCAATGACCGATCTTGCTATCGAACAATTGCACCGCTCTCGGAATTTTTTGACAGCATTACTGGATACTTTAGCCGACGATCAGTTGCACGTGCGTGTGGGAGAAGGAAATCATGCGTTGTGGATCATGGGTCATCTGGCGTTCGCCGATGATTTATTCATCTCCGCGTTTCTGAATGAACCCAGCTGCCTCACTCCAGAACACGAGGAACTTTTTACCAGCGGCACCACTCCCAGCGACGATCCTGCCGACTACCCCGATCGGGAAGAACTACAAAAGCGAATGACAACCGCCCGTAATCGCTTCATCGACTGGGCCCAGACGCTGGAAGGAGAGACCCTCTGGGAAGCTTCTCCCGAAGCAGTCGCACCAATTGCTTCAAACGCAATTACCGCAGTGCATACTCTGTCGCAACACGATTTCTTCCACGCTGGACAAATTGCAACAATTCGCACCTCACTGGGCATGAAACCAGTCTTCGGATGAACCCCTGATTTATTAAACCAATTCACTGCGGTGAGCAGGTTTCGCTATAACTCACCGCAGTGATGTCTCATTATTTTTTGATCAGCTTTCTTTCCGACTCAAAGAATATATCTGTAGCGTCTTACAGTCTTAACCGACACGGCACTTCAAAAACAGAAACCCGGGCGCGGTTGACAACTTCCGATAACTTTCCGGGTCACTCTGCTGCATCAGTTCGTCAGGTTTGCCTTCACTCAATTCCACCACACACAAGCCTGCGTCCGTCAGACTCTGCATTAACGCCGAAAGGGGCCGACGATAATATTCCACTCGCACGGGCCGCCCCAGTGTACCCCACTCGTCGACGATTTTCTCCGTCAGAAAATAATTGCCGCTCGGCGAGAACTGGTAATCCACAAACGGATGATGCGTTGAAAACACAAACAGCCCCGCTGGCTTTAAAATGCGTTTCACATCGCGGAATAAAACAGTCGGATCTTCCAGGTAATGAATCATCAAAGGAGAAACAGCCAGATCAAACGACTGATCTGCTTCGTCAGGCACGCCCTGCGCAAGATCCTGCACATAAGCATTGATGTTTTTGCCTGGCTCCTGCTGTACCAATGCGATCATTTCAGCCGAACTGTCAACGGCGGTGACCGTCGCGCCCTGTGACAGCAGGTAAGCGGCGTATTCACCAGGTCCACAGCCCAGATCAATCACCCGTTTCCCCGGCAGTTCCGGCAGCAGCGTACAGAGAGAAGGGCGTTCGTAGTGCGCGTTATAGCTGTTGTCTCTGATCGCTGCCGCGTATTCAGCAGCGTGTTCGGAATACATGGGGTTCAACATTGACAGGAAGCCTTGAAAGAAGATCAGTCTGATGACTTCAACAATTCGCTTCCATTTTATAACACGACTCCGCTCCCTCAACAACAAATGAGAGAACGGAGTCGTTTTCAGATCCCAATCTGATTCCCTGGGTCTGTATTAATACCCCGCAGTGGCATCCTCATACAGTTCCTTCGCGATTTCCCGTAGCGTATTATCTGCCTTGGGATTACTGATGTTCGTCATGATGACAATCGCGATGTCTTTCTTTTTATCAATCCAGACCTGTGCCAGATTCTTACCGTTCGAGCCGCCATGATAGAGCAGGGGATACGGTGCCCAGTCGACACTCACCCAGCCCCAGCCATGCGCGTATTTTCCATCGGGGGGTGTCCCCGGACGGTTCTCACCTTTGATCGTAAATACCGGGGTATGAATTTTCTCAACCATCTGTGGTGAAACAATATTGCAGGGTGCCCGCATGCCGTTGCCGGCGTTCCAACTGGCCCAGGTCGCAAAATCCAGGATCGACAGGTGTAAAGTTCCCGCAGGTCCCAGAATCAGCGAGTTATCTGCCTGCGGTCCCGCCATATACGATTTGACCTTACCATCCTTCTGCTTCACATGCCCCAGCGGTGCATCGATTTTCCCTAACGTAGACTGTGTTCCCAGACCAGCGGTCGTCAATCCAAACGGTTCAAAGATTCGTTCCACAATCAGCTCATCCCAGGATTTTCCGCTGACGCGTTCAATCATCGCACCGGCAATGGTATAACCCCGGTTGTTGTAAGCCCACGCTTTGGATGGTTCAGCCACCAGGGGCAGCTTGACCGATTCCTTCACGATCCAGTATCGCAGCTCGTCCAGATTTTCTTCAACATCAACCGAGTTCTTCAGCAGGTCCATTAAATTCTCATCATCGGCCCGCATCCCGCTTGTATGTGATAGCAACTGCTCCAGCGTCACTTTCCCAACGCCAGGTGCCATGGATTCTTTCAATTCCGGAAAGACGTCAGCCAGCGTCGAATCCCATTTCAACTTACCTTCTTCAATCATCATCCCTGCGATGGTCGCGGTCATCGCTTTACCATCGGAACCCAGATGAAACTTGTCATGAATTGTAACCGGGATATCCGCTCCCATTTTCCGTGTCCCAACCGCACCATATTCGGTCAGCACACCTTGTACTACAACGGCAGCAGCAACCGCTGGCAGCTCTCCGGATTTCAGATACGGTTCCAGTTTGTGATTAATGGTCTGTCCCTGCACCACACCAGGCGGCAGCATCAGACTCATCCCCAGAATCAGCATACAAGCCCACGGCCGCATAATACGCATAAGCTACTCTCCTATGATCGGTAGACGAAATTCCCGGATGGTCTCCTGTCAACCATCCGATTTATTTATCGTTCATCACAGCTGCTGGCTCCGGGTGCATCTCACAAAAAACTCTCAGATCTAAAAATCCAGGATTGTTAAACCGCACAGGTTGCACGATCAGGCTGACTGGGATTCAGGCACCGATTTCAGATGCAGCCCTTTCGCAGCAATCTGTGCCGTAATCGCGGCGTCGCCACCATTGGCCAGTACAAACAGCAGCACGGCAAAACCATAATCTCCATTCGAAATCACAGCTGCCAGTACAACCAGCAATATCATAAAACCGCACAACTCGGCAAAGGCGATTGGATAATGCTTCATCACAAAGTCTCCCCACGACGGGAAGAAGAAACTGCGTATTGCAATTTCCGATGGTTTCCAGAACGTCGCGCCACAGGCTTCACAATGATAATCATGCCTGGGGACGACTGCATAACAATTGCCGCACAGTTTCTCACGGGACTGAGATACCTCAGGATCAAAGCCTTTCTCTTCAAACTTTTGATACGCATCCAAAAACACCTCTCGCATCATTTTGCGATCGATTTTCGGAAAGCCGGAATAATTCAGGTTCTTACCATCCTTCAGACAGATCTTGGCGTTTCCGAAGATCGTACTTTTCAGATCCTTGATCTGACTGTAATAAATCGACCAGAACGTACGCTTGGGTTTGCCTTTGCCATTCGTACGGATACACAGCAACCTAAAGTTCGTCAGCACGACCGCCGTATGATTAATTGTCTGGGCCCAGAGGGCTCCCATGAAAAACTGCTCAGAGAAGGATGACTGATTCCCTTTAGAGATGAACAGCACTTCTTCTTTTTCCAGCAGCATCTCTTCCAGCAATGGTTCCAGGCGTTTCACCAGTTGAAATTTTTTCTTGATTCCGCTCTTGGCAAACATCCCCTCCAGCTTGGGGAACATCGTCTCCAGCCGATAATTAATATTGGGGGAAAGCTTCAGATTTAACTGGGTAAGTTTGGTATCAACCGCCTGGCTGTCGACTGTGCTCATGAGAGTTCGTTCCTCAAGGATGAAATGAATCACGGATAGGAACACATCTTAATCAGAACACACGAACAGTTCAAAATGATTTTCATTTATTTACGATGAATTCTTCACAGGGCCCCTCAAGACACCAACTTGAGTTCCTTACAACCGACCGACCCAGGTGGCCACGTCCAGCACTTCACTCAGCATCATCTGCTGCGCACACAGAATCGACCGCTGCAGTTCTTCCGCCGTCACTTCACCCGCCGAATTCGACAGCGCCAGCGTTCCCGTCGCATCACTTAGAAACTCAACCGTAAACCCGCGGTGCACCGCCTGTCGGGCCGTCGTATCACAACACATATGTGTCATATACCCGGCAATCGTCACCGTATCGATGCGCTGCTCCCGCAGCCAGTCTTCCAGTTCCGTACCGGTGAAACTGCCTGGTAGCGTCTTTTCAAGCAGCAGTTCGCGCGGCCGCTTCGCCACTTCATCATGTAATTCCCAGCCCGGCGTCCCTTTCTGAAAGAACGGCTTGTCCGGATCAGTCATATGATGCTGCACCACAACCACGGGAACCTGTTTCGCGGCAGCCGCATCCATCGCCACCAGGATCTGCTCCAGATGACCCGCCGGATAAGTTATCGGCAGCGCCCCCGTGAAATATTCGTTCTGCACATCAATCACCAGTAAAGCGCGACTCATAATTTCTCCTTCAAATAATTCATTCTCGTTTCACTTCACCAACACAAAATCAATGTCTGATGTTCGTGCCATTTCGTGTTTTTCGTGGTAGCAAAAAAACGTCTCTCAGATTTTATTCCAGTTTTTGAATATTGTAGAAGCGGAATACGCGGGGGAGTTCAACCTGTCGTTCCCAGCTTAAGACCAATCAACCCGGCCAGGATCAGTATTACACTGATAACGCGGATCGTATTGACCGGCTCCTGAAACAGCACGACACCCAGGATGACTGTTCCCACCGCGCCCACTCCGACCCAGACAGCATAAGCCGTCCCTAAAGGCAGAGTTTTCATCGCGAGTCCCAGCAATCCCAGGCTGACAATCATCGAACCGATGGTCCAGAGGGAAGGGAGCAGACGCGTAAAACCTTCCGTATATTTCAAGCCCACGGCCCAGGCCACTTCAAATAAACCTGCCAGAATGAGAATCAGCCACGACATCGTATAGTCCTTCACACTGGTGGGGCCGTCCCCTTTGAACCAGGAGCGGTGAGGTCGTCCTCACTTCCAGACAGATTGATACTGCCATCTTAGGCAACAGCAGCGTTTCTGCAAAGTCTCACTGACCAGGCGACGTCTGCAGACCACAATCACACTGGCGTGCAACTCGTGACTTTGGCGGTAGCAAAACAATCCGCATCACTCATCCAGGTCAGCCAGGTTCTGTGGCTGAGGCTGATTCCCAGCACGAATCTCCGCAATCCGCTGTTGCAGATTTACATTGATCGGATCATCGGGCGCGCCCGCCAGCGCTATCTCAATCGTATCCGCTGCTTCTTCCAGTTCCCCACCAATCATCAACGCCAGCGCCAGATTTGCTACCAGCCCCATATCTTCTGGTTTGAGTTTTCTCGCGTGTCGGGCCGCTTCAATCGCCTGCTTCGTTCTACCCAGCTTGAGACACTCAAACATATATTCGCGTGCTGCGTCCGGGTTGTTTTGAATCAATTGATACGCTTTGCGAAATGCATCACAGGCGGCTTCCGTATCTTCCAGAACCTGCTCTGCTTTGCCGATAATCCACCACGCCGCTCCATTACCCGGATCGATTTCCAGCGCCTGACGAAACAATTCCTTCCCCTGCGCCAGATCATCGCGGGCTGCTTCTGTATCCGCCGGTTCATGTTCGCGACCTACGATAAATATATAAGGGTTGATCAGTTCCAGTCCCTCCTGGTACAGGCGATCGTGTTCCTGCGAAGCAGCGTTGGATCCGAATTCGGTCATATCAATAACCACTTTCATATCACATCCCGAAAGTGTCATCACCGGGTCGTCGCTGGTGTCATCTTTATTAAGTTTCCGCAAGACAGCGCCGCCACCTTCGATCGAGACAACTTTTCCACCTCGATTGATCAGACCATTGACCTCATCCATCCCCGTCGACAGCAGTCCCTCAGCAGGATCAACCCGCACTCCCACACGAAACTCCCACTCTTTCTGCTTCGGCTCTCCCTGACTCCCTGCCTCTTCTGACATACCCCTAATCTCCCTCATCTGAGTTAAGAACTACAACCGTTTGTTCGACTCTTTTCCCACTTTCCTAGTAGCAACTCTCAACTACCTGCTGACAGCGTCTTCTGCTCTGCATACCAGCCTGCAGTCGCCTGGACCGCATGCTTGACTACCGCAACCACTTCAGCGGGAGGCCCCTTGGATTCCGTGCCGTACTCCCACTGGCTCAGCGACTCTTCGCCGGCAGTTGTCTGAAAACCCACCAGCAGTTTGCAAGGCTTGCCCGCTGCATCCGGATCGCCAAATCCGCCAATCCAGGCGTCAATCACCGGACTGCAGATACTACGTACTGCCTGAAACGCAGCGGTATCACTCTTGCCGATATACAGATCCTGTTCCTCGTTCTCTTCCGCCCCTGTTCCCATCCGATTGATCGTGCCATCATCAATCAGCAAAATAAATAACACCTGATCGCCATCGCATTCCAGCACCACCATAATCCGTGCCACACTGTCGGCACTATTGATTTTGGTGGCGGCTGGTTTGGATTTAAACCTGTCAAAGAAGCCCATTCATACCTCGAATCTCTCATCGTTTACTTGAGCACTAAAAATATTTTGTGAATGCTCTCAATATCGGTTTTTCCTCACTGCGGTCAAGTACAGACAAGCGAATCTGTTTGAATCGACCGAAATAAGGACCACCTGATTGCAGGAATTCAGAGAATAACCGTGCAACCAGATCAGGAGAATTTCGAAACACACCACAGCCCCAGGCACCCAGCACCAGTGTCTGACAACCCTGAGCAGCGAATAAAGCGAGCATTTTAGCCATGCGTGCCATGAAAACTTGCGGAATCTCGCTCACATGTACTGGTTCATTCTTCTGAATCGCCCCCGCGTTGGGAGCCGCACTCGTCAGGAAGTCCACCTGGTAACTTGCTTCCAGAAAAGATCCCGCATCATCTCGAAAGACCGGGCAGCCCGGCGAGTAGATCATGCGATCCGAATAAAACGCACTCCGCAGCTTGCGATGTGTCTCATAATACTGGCTGTGAAACAGAATCAACGAAGCATACAGCGCCGAACTTCGCGCCAGACTCTCTTCCTGCGCCTGGCTCCCTCCCAGGAAACCACCTCCCGGATTTTTAGCAGAAGCAAAATTCAACACACCAATCCGACCCTCAGTCGATTCAGACGCCAACTTTCGTGCACCTTCTAACGTGGTCTCATTCGCCAGTGTGAATTCGGTTTCATCAAATGGAGCCGGCGTCTGTAGTATCTCATCTCGCATTTGTTCCAGCGTCTCTGGCTCAAAACAGACCGAACCTGCATTACAGGCTGTCATCTCCGCAGCAATCGCCACCGCATCCCCCAGGGGATTCACATACTGTCCCACTTCCATGACTTCCAGCGTCGTTTTCGCCAGATACGCACGTCCTGTTCGACTATTCATAGTCATAATCCTTTCTCATTTATTTCTTTTGACATATTCTACCTTAGTGTATTTATTACGACAAGCATAATAATTCAGGGTTCGCTCGTTTTTTAGCTTTCGTGTCATTTCGTGTGTTTCGTGGTAGAAAAAAACGAGTGGCTGAACGAAATCAACTTCATGACTTTCAATCTCACCGAAATTCTGGTTAGAATAAAAGCCCACACAATTCACACCCGCATCAGGAACAACATCATGCCACGACTGACAGCCCCGTGTCTCTTCGCTCTGTTCACACTTCTGTTTCTCACAACAGATATTTCCTTCGCCACAGAACCCGTCGACATTGGCTCCCGCCTGGAGCTCATGGTCGACGACACCCTGATTGAATTCCGCAGCCAAAACGCCCGTTTCGAACTGCATCACCCCACACCCCGGGAAATCGTTTTCACTTACGACAAGCCCTGGGAGGGGAGTGGCTGCGGCTACCAGAGTATCTTCAAAGACGGCGACAAATACCGCATGTACTACAAAGCCTGGCATCTCGACGTGCAGGAGAAAAAACTCGGCCCCAACAACAGCAACTTCACCTGCTACGCCGAGAGCGACGACGGCATCCACTGGAAACGCCCCGACCTGGGACTCTTTTCCTTTCCCCCAAAATCCGGGGATAAAAAGAATAATATCGTCATCGGCAAAGCGTATCGCGACTGGATGAAGTCCGCCAAACCCGATCCCGTGCATCCCGCCGTCTTCAAAGACGAAAACCCCGCCTGTCCCGCAGACGCCAAGTATAAGGCGATTCTCCGCTCCCGTGGTCCACACGGCTTACTCGTACTCAAATCCCCCGATGGCATTCACTGGTCACTGCTCTCAGAAAAACCGGTCATCACCGATGGTGCCTTCGATTCGGAAAATCTCGCCTTCTGGGATCCTGCCAGCAAACAATACCGCGCCTACTGGCGTTACTTCACCAAAGGCACAACCAATGAAAAAAACTGGAAACCGTCGGGACTGCGTGATATTCGCACCGCGACCTCACCAGACCTGCTGCACTGGAGCAAACCCCAGGACCTGAAGTACGGCGACGCACCGCCCGAACAGCTCTATACCAACCAGATCAAACCCTACTACCGTGCCCCGCACATCCTGGTCGGCTTTCCCACGCGTTACATCGAACGCGGCTGGTCCAAATCGATGGAAGCACTCCCCGAGTTTAAACATCGCAAAATGCGTTCTTCCATCTCCGACCGTTACGGCATGGCGATTACAGAAGGTCTCTTCATGACCAGTCGCGACGGCGTGAATTTCAAACGCTGGCCCGAAGCCTTCCTGCGTCCCGGCATCGAACGCCAGGGAACCTGGGCCTACGGACATCAATACATCGGCTGGCAGATGGTCGAAACCAAGTCCGATGTGGAAGGGGCCCCCAACGAAATTTCCCTCTACGCCACCGAAGGTTACTGGACCGGCAACAGCAATCAGCTCAGGCGTTACACGATGCGCATCGACGGCTTCGTCTCCATCAACGCACCACTCAAGGGAGCTGAGATCACGACGAAACCGATCACCTTCACAGGCAAAGAACTCAAGCTCAACTTCTCCACCTCTGCCGCCGGCGGCATCACCGTCGAACTGCAGACCCCCGACGGCAAACCGATCGCAGGTTTCACAGAGTCCGACTGCAGCGAACTCTTCGGCGACACCATCGCCCGCGCAGTGAGCTGGAAAAACGGTACCGATGTAAGTAGCCTCGCCGGCAAACCAGTCAAACTAAAAATCAAACTCAAAGACGCGGATCTGTATTCGTTCAAGTTTGAATAGCCGACTATTGAGATGAGAGCAGGGTAGCCCCGAATGCAATTCGGGGTTGCCACAGGCAACTGAAAATGACAGTGAAATCTGCCATAAAAGAGCAACGAATCAAGGCCCAGACTAAACGCTTCCGTTAAAGTATCCTTTTTGTGTTTTTCGGTCCTTTCGTGGTAGTAATTAAATTCGTAGTGCCCATGATCACTTAAAGCAGCTCATCCGAAACAGTGCGTTTAATCAACGCATTTGAGGGAACAGCGTTCCGATCGAGCATCTTCCGCGCCGCCTCAGCACCTGACACTGGAAGATTTTTCGGGTCGATTAATCCTGCCTGGGCTAATACGGAAGCCTGATCCCAGTGAATGTGCTCCTCACTCATCTTGCCTTCCTCGAATGAAACAATCACTACCACAACAAATTCTAACCGGCGTCCTGTCGCCGGTACCCCCGGAAGTAACCAGTACATTTCGACAGAATGCGTGCAGCGAATCACAAATTCATCGACGATGCGATCCAGTCCCACGGTTCGTGAGATCATCTCCGTTTCCAGATCGGACGGCATATTTGGTATGAAATACTTTTCATAAAAGTGGTTCAGGTGTGAACGCCCTATGCCTCCCGTCAGGGTAGGCACATGATTCACATAAGGAGTGTC
The sequence above is a segment of the Gimesia algae genome. Coding sequences within it:
- a CDS encoding ArsR/SmtB family transcription factor — protein: MPRSPTTTDAFNAIAEKRRRDIIHQLAGKECSVNDLVESLGVAQPQISKHLRVLREVKLVSVRREGKHRWYSLNAKQLKPVYDWVQTFERFWDHQLANIKVIAEAKAAAQKKPHNQKEG
- a CDS encoding SRPBCC family protein, with amino-acid sequence MVTAADNSLSSLHIERKLEIAAPVQLAFEALLEQLGPGSTLPDGAAMPMKLEARPGGRWFRDLGDNAGHLWGHVQVIKPPVLIEIMGPLFMSYPVMSHVQYRLSENDSSTTMQFLHRATGNIDPSHAEGVVPGWEYILKQIKQRAEQDT
- a CDS encoding DinB family protein, which gives rise to MSTQQQALSMTDLAIEQLHRSRNFLTALLDTLADDQLHVRVGEGNHALWIMGHLAFADDLFISAFLNEPSCLTPEHEELFTSGTTPSDDPADYPDREELQKRMTTARNRFIDWAQTLEGETLWEASPEAVAPIASNAITAVHTLSQHDFFHAGQIATIRTSLGMKPVFG
- a CDS encoding class I SAM-dependent methyltransferase, with translation MLNPMYSEHAAEYAAAIRDNSYNAHYERPSLCTLLPELPGKRVIDLGCGPGEYAAYLLSQGATVTAVDSSAEMIALVQQEPGKNINAYVQDLAQGVPDEADQSFDLAVSPLMIHYLEDPTVLFRDVKRILKPAGLFVFSTHHPFVDYQFSPSGNYFLTEKIVDEWGTLGRPVRVEYYRRPLSALMQSLTDAGLCVVELSEGKPDELMQQSDPESYRKLSTAPGFLFLKCRVG
- a CDS encoding serine hydrolase domain-containing protein, encoding MRIMRPWACMLILGMSLMLPPGVVQGQTINHKLEPYLKSGELPAVAAAVVVQGVLTEYGAVGTRKMGADIPVTIHDKFHLGSDGKAMTATIAGMMIEEGKLKWDSTLADVFPELKESMAPGVGKVTLEQLLSHTSGMRADDENLMDLLKNSVDVEENLDELRYWIVKESVKLPLVAEPSKAWAYNNRGYTIAGAMIERVSGKSWDELIVERIFEPFGLTTAGLGTQSTLGKIDAPLGHVKQKDGKVKSYMAGPQADNSLILGPAGTLHLSILDFATWASWNAGNGMRAPCNIVSPQMVEKIHTPVFTIKGENRPGTPPDGKYAHGWGWVSVDWAPYPLLYHGGSNGKNLAQVWIDKKKDIAIVIMTNISNPKADNTLREIAKELYEDATAGY
- a CDS encoding PH domain-containing protein, which codes for MSTVDSQAVDTKLTQLNLKLSPNINYRLETMFPKLEGMFAKSGIKKKFQLVKRLEPLLEEMLLEKEEVLFISKGNQSSFSEQFFMGALWAQTINHTAVVLTNFRLLCIRTNGKGKPKRTFWSIYYSQIKDLKSTIFGNAKICLKDGKNLNYSGFPKIDRKMMREVFLDAYQKFEEKGFDPEVSQSREKLCGNCYAVVPRHDYHCEACGATFWKPSEIAIRSFFFPSWGDFVMKHYPIAFAELCGFMILLVVLAAVISNGDYGFAVLLFVLANGGDAAITAQIAAKGLHLKSVPESQSA
- a CDS encoding cysteine hydrolase family protein; translation: MSRALLVIDVQNEYFTGALPITYPAGHLEQILVAMDAAAAKQVPVVVVQHHMTDPDKPFFQKGTPGWELHDEVAKRPRELLLEKTLPGSFTGTELEDWLREQRIDTVTIAGYMTHMCCDTTARQAVHRGFTVEFLSDATGTLALSNSAGEVTAEELQRSILCAQQMMLSEVLDVATWVGRL
- the sugE gene encoding quaternary ammonium compound efflux SMR transporter SugE, whose translation is MSWLILILAGLFEVAWAVGLKYTEGFTRLLPSLWTIGSMIVSLGLLGLAMKTLPLGTAYAVWVGVGAVGTVILGVVLFQEPVNTIRVISVILILAGLIGLKLGTTG
- a CDS encoding tetratricopeptide repeat protein, with translation MSEEAGSQGEPKQKEWEFRVGVRVDPAEGLLSTGMDEVNGLINRGGKVVSIEGGGAVLRKLNKDDTSDDPVMTLSGCDMKVVIDMTEFGSNAASQEHDRLYQEGLELINPYIFIVGREHEPADTEAARDDLAQGKELFRQALEIDPGNGAAWWIIGKAEQVLEDTEAACDAFRKAYQLIQNNPDAAREYMFECLKLGRTKQAIEAARHARKLKPEDMGLVANLALALMIGGELEEAADTIEIALAGAPDDPINVNLQQRIAEIRAGNQPQPQNLADLDE
- a CDS encoding TIGR02452 family protein, yielding MNSRTGRAYLAKTTLEVMEVGQYVNPLGDAVAIAAEMTACNAGSVCFEPETLEQMRDEILQTPAPFDETEFTLANETTLEGARKLASESTEGRIGVLNFASAKNPGGGFLGGSQAQEESLARSSALYASLILFHSQYYETHRKLRSAFYSDRMIYSPGCPVFRDDAGSFLEASYQVDFLTSAAPNAGAIQKNEPVHVSEIPQVFMARMAKMLALFAAQGCQTLVLGAWGCGVFRNSPDLVARLFSEFLQSGGPYFGRFKQIRLSVLDRSEEKPILRAFTKYF
- a CDS encoding glycoside hydrolase family protein — translated: MPRLTAPCLFALFTLLFLTTDISFATEPVDIGSRLELMVDDTLIEFRSQNARFELHHPTPREIVFTYDKPWEGSGCGYQSIFKDGDKYRMYYKAWHLDVQEKKLGPNNSNFTCYAESDDGIHWKRPDLGLFSFPPKSGDKKNNIVIGKAYRDWMKSAKPDPVHPAVFKDENPACPADAKYKAILRSRGPHGLLVLKSPDGIHWSLLSEKPVITDGAFDSENLAFWDPASKQYRAYWRYFTKGTTNEKNWKPSGLRDIRTATSPDLLHWSKPQDLKYGDAPPEQLYTNQIKPYYRAPHILVGFPTRYIERGWSKSMEALPEFKHRKMRSSISDRYGMAITEGLFMTSRDGVNFKRWPEAFLRPGIERQGTWAYGHQYIGWQMVETKSDVEGAPNEISLYATEGYWTGNSNQLRRYTMRIDGFVSINAPLKGAEITTKPITFTGKELKLNFSTSAAGGITVELQTPDGKPIAGFTESDCSELFGDTIARAVSWKNGTDVSSLAGKPVKLKIKLKDADLYSFKFE
- a CDS encoding ester cyclase gives rise to the protein MYEFDSESLTPEQRAMVKLWEAHLEAEFETKDAEASCGTMTDTPYVNHVPTLTGGIGRSHLNHFYEKYFIPNMPSDLETEMISRTVGLDRIVDEFVIRCTHSVEMYWLLPGVPATGRRLEFVVVVIVSFEEGKMSEEHIHWDQASVLAQAGLIDPKNLPVSGAEAARKMLDRNAVPSNALIKRTVSDELL